In the genome of Falsirhodobacter halotolerans, one region contains:
- the cysD gene encoding sulfate adenylyltransferase subunit CysD — MALDDRQLTHLQRLEAESIHIMREVVSTATNPVMLYSVGKDSACMLHLAKKAFYPSPPPFPLLHVDTTWKFQAMYQLRDKAAADAGMQLLVHHNPEAMEKGINPFDHGSLHTDMWKTDGLKQALTHYGFDAAFGGARRDEEKSRAKERVFSFRSANHRWDPKNQRPELWNAYNARKAKGESIRVFPLSNWTELDIWQYIQLEGIEIVPLYFSAPRPVVERDGLLIMVDDDRFPLRSGEEPEMRSIRFRTLGCYPLTGAVESEAATLSEVIQEMLLTTTSERQGRAIDHDSAASMEKKKQEGYF; from the coding sequence ATGGCACTTGATGACCGGCAATTGACCCACCTGCAGCGGCTGGAGGCCGAGAGCATCCACATCATGCGCGAGGTGGTGTCCACGGCGACCAATCCGGTCATGCTTTATTCCGTGGGCAAGGATTCGGCCTGCATGTTGCACCTGGCGAAGAAGGCGTTCTATCCCTCGCCCCCGCCCTTCCCGCTTTTGCATGTGGACACCACCTGGAAATTCCAGGCGATGTATCAGTTGCGCGACAAGGCGGCGGCGGATGCGGGGATGCAGCTTCTGGTGCATCACAACCCCGAGGCGATGGAAAAGGGCATCAACCCCTTCGACCATGGGTCGTTGCACACCGATATGTGGAAGACCGACGGGCTGAAGCAGGCGCTGACGCATTACGGCTTCGATGCGGCCTTCGGCGGCGCGCGCCGCGACGAGGAGAAGTCCCGCGCCAAGGAGCGCGTGTTCTCATTCCGCAGCGCCAATCACCGCTGGGATCCGAAAAACCAGCGGCCCGAACTGTGGAACGCCTACAACGCGCGCAAGGCCAAGGGCGAATCGATCCGCGTCTTCCCGCTGTCGAACTGGACCGAGCTGGACATCTGGCAATACATCCAGCTGGAAGGGATCGAGATCGTGCCGCTCTATTTCTCCGCCCCGCGTCCGGTGGTGGAGCGTGACGGCCTTTTGATCATGGTCGATGACGACCGCTTCCCCCTGCGCAGCGGCGAGGAGCCGGAGATGCGGTCCATCCGCTTCCGCACGCTGGGCTGCTATCCCCTGACGGGGGCGGTGGAGTCGGAGGCCGCGACCCTGTCCGAGGTCATTCAGGAAATGCTGCTGACGACCACGTCGGAACGGCAGGGGCGGGCGATCGACCATGACAGCGCCGCCTCGATGGAAAAGAAAAAGCAGGAAGGGTATTTCTGA
- a CDS encoding MFS transporter, translating into MSIPASTTAEQDARRLHSDGHGGHESDPGEMAIGVIIGRTAEFFDFFVFSMACVLVFPARLFPFADAVTGTLYSFAILGLAFVARPFGSLFFHWVDRTYGRSAKLTLALLMLGTSTVFIGLIPTYDVLGAWAIGILIVFRLAQGFALGGTWDGLASLLALSAPEHKRGWYAMIPQLGAPIALVVVTALFIYLISSMSAVDFYDWGWRYPFFVAFSINVVALFARLRLVATPEYEELFKQNELMPSSLRTTCRVEGRHMLVGIFTPLASFALFHMMTVFPLGYVFLFTENTPTSFLTTLLVGSIVGLAATAASGILSDRIGRRKLLAASTVGIAVFAILGPVMLGLGGAGQSLYVMLGFVLLGLSFGQASGAVASSFSNVNRYTASSFTSDIAWVLGAGFAPLIALYLASQLGLWAAGLYLLSGAVCTLVALRVNRMMGGLGRA; encoded by the coding sequence GTGAGCATCCCTGCATCAACCACGGCAGAGCAGGACGCCCGCCGCCTGCATTCAGACGGCCACGGGGGGCATGAAAGCGATCCCGGCGAGATGGCGATCGGCGTCATCATCGGCCGCACGGCCGAATTCTTCGACTTCTTCGTCTTTTCCATGGCCTGCGTGCTGGTGTTTCCCGCGCGCCTGTTCCCCTTCGCCGATGCGGTGACGGGAACGCTGTATTCCTTTGCCATCCTGGGTCTGGCCTTCGTGGCGCGTCCCTTCGGATCGCTGTTCTTCCACTGGGTGGACCGCACCTATGGCCGGTCGGCCAAGCTGACGCTGGCGCTTTTGATGCTGGGCACGTCCACGGTGTTCATCGGCCTCATCCCCACCTACGACGTCCTGGGGGCCTGGGCCATCGGCATCCTGATCGTCTTCCGTCTGGCACAGGGCTTCGCCCTGGGCGGCACATGGGACGGCCTCGCCTCGCTTCTGGCCCTCAGCGCGCCCGAGCATAAGCGCGGCTGGTATGCGATGATCCCGCAACTGGGTGCGCCCATCGCGCTGGTCGTGGTGACGGCGCTGTTCATCTACCTCATCTCGTCGATGTCGGCGGTCGATTTCTACGACTGGGGCTGGCGCTATCCGTTCTTCGTCGCCTTCTCGATCAACGTGGTGGCCCTGTTCGCCCGCCTGCGTCTGGTGGCGACCCCGGAATACGAAGAGCTGTTCAAGCAGAACGAACTCATGCCCTCCAGTCTGCGCACCACCTGTCGGGTCGAGGGGCGGCACATGCTGGTCGGCATCTTCACCCCGCTGGCAAGCTTTGCGCTGTTCCACATGATGACGGTGTTCCCGCTGGGGTATGTCTTCCTGTTCACCGAAAACACGCCGACCAGCTTCCTGACCACGCTTCTGGTCGGGTCGATCGTGGGGCTGGCCGCCACCGCCGCGTCGGGCATCCTGTCGGATCGCATCGGACGTCGGAAGCTGCTGGCAGCGTCCACGGTCGGGATCGCCGTCTTCGCCATTCTGGGGCCGGTGATGCTGGGCCTCGGCGGGGCGGGACAGTCGCTCTATGTCATGTTGGGCTTCGTCCTTCTGGGTCTCAGCTTCGGGCAGGCCTCGGGCGCCGTCGCCTCCAGCTTCAGCAACGTCAACCGGTATACCGCGTCGTCCTTCACGTCGGACATCGCCTGGGTGCTGGGCGCGGGCTTCGCACCGCTGATCGCGCTTTATCTGGCCTCGCAACTGGGCCTGTGGGCCGCCGGGCTCTACCTTCTGTCGGGGGCCGTCTGCACGCTGGTCGCGCTGCGGGTGAACCGGATGATGGGGGGCCTGGGTCGCGCCTGA
- the cyoD gene encoding cytochrome o ubiquinol oxidase subunit IV translates to MAHHAHTDGHHDHDAHAHGSFGSYMTGFVLSVILTVIPFWLVMGEVLDSRVATILIVTVLAAVQVIVHVIFFLHVNGKAEEGWLLTSVVFTLVVVVIMIAGSVWVMWNMNANMMPAHDMLLETPQLIVPESAPAQSVQH, encoded by the coding sequence ATGGCACACCACGCACATACGGACGGGCATCACGACCACGACGCCCACGCGCACGGGTCGTTCGGCTCCTACATGACGGGCTTCGTGCTGTCCGTGATCCTGACCGTGATCCCCTTCTGGCTGGTCATGGGCGAGGTTCTGGACAGCCGCGTGGCCACGATCCTGATCGTCACGGTACTGGCGGCCGTTCAGGTGATCGTGCATGTGATCTTCTTCCTGCATGTCAACGGCAAGGCGGAAGAAGGCTGGCTGCTGACATCGGTCGTCTTCACGCTGGTCGTGGTGGTGATCATGATCGCGGGGTCCGTCTGGGTCATGTGGAACATGAATGCCAACATGATGCCCGCCCATGACATGCTGCTGGAGACCCCGCAGCTGATCGTGCCCGAAAGCGCACCGGCCCAAAGCGTGCAGCATTGA
- the cyoC gene encoding cytochrome o ubiquinol oxidase subunit III gives MSTVTLPTDGAFHLKEEPHHPEGSSTMLGFWIYLMSDCLIFAVLFATYAVLGGAYAAGPGPKELFELDLIAINTAMLLLSSITYGFAMLAMVKHNSRQVIGWLLVTAAFGAVFLGIEIYEFHHLIHIGAGPQRSAFLSAFFLLVGTHGLHVTFGMIWLFTLVFQVRKFGLTTAMQRRLSCLSLFWHFLDVIWIGVFTFVYLVRMV, from the coding sequence ATGAGCACAGTCACCCTGCCCACCGATGGTGCCTTCCACCTGAAGGAAGAGCCCCATCACCCCGAGGGTTCGAGCACCATGCTCGGTTTCTGGATCTATCTGATGAGCGATTGCCTTATCTTTGCGGTCCTGTTCGCCACCTATGCGGTTCTCGGCGGCGCCTATGCCGCCGGGCCCGGCCCGAAGGAGTTGTTCGAACTCGACCTCATCGCCATCAACACGGCGATGCTGCTCTTGTCCTCGATCACCTATGGCTTTGCCATGCTGGCCATGGTCAAGCACAACAGCCGTCAGGTCATCGGTTGGCTTCTGGTCACCGCCGCCTTCGGGGCCGTGTTCCTCGGGATCGAAATCTACGAGTTCCACCACCTGATCCACATCGGCGCGGGCCCGCAGCGTTCGGCCTTCCTGTCGGCGTTCTTCCTGCTGGTCGGCACCCACGGTCTGCACGTCACCTTCGGCATGATCTGGCTGTTCACGCTGGTCTTCCAGGTGCGCAAGTTCGGTCTGACCACGGCGATGCAGCGCCGGCTGAGCTGCCTCAGCCTGTTCTGGCACTTCCTCGACGTCATCTGGATCGGCGTTTTCACCTTTGTCTATCTCGTGAGGATGGTCTGA
- the cyoA gene encoding ubiquinol oxidase subunit II encodes MKSLRLAALAPLLLIAACKPVVLAPAGDVAAQQRDVLVISTLLMLLIIIPVIALVIYIAWKYRASNQDAEYDPKFHHSTRLELIIWAAPLLIIICLGALTWVGTHLLDPYRPLDRISKNTPIEADYQPLRVQVVAMDWKWMFIYPEEGIATINELAVPVDRPVEFSMTATSVMNTLYIPAMAGMIYAMPAMETKLNGVLNNEGVYDGFSAHYSGHGFSHMRFKAHAMQPGDYDAWVEQVRAEGSVLDRAVYTEVERPSEAVPVTYYSTVEPGLWHAILNRCVNGTRMCMDEMMALDSLGGFESLGMMNVTEVTQKVFTRGKTPFGSAPVTVDAFCTVLDSERVYGSDQLIVAAKDSRPLRGHGLQTPGHPLTPVITLLTAPKGAQAL; translated from the coding sequence GTGAAAAGCCTCCGTCTCGCCGCATTGGCGCCCCTTCTTCTTATCGCCGCGTGCAAGCCCGTCGTGCTCGCCCCCGCCGGTGACGTCGCCGCCCAGCAGCGTGATGTGCTGGTGATCTCGACGCTTCTGATGCTGTTGATCATCATTCCGGTGATCGCGCTGGTCATCTACATCGCCTGGAAATACCGCGCCTCGAATCAGGACGCGGAATACGATCCCAAGTTCCACCACTCCACCCGGCTGGAACTGATCATCTGGGCCGCGCCGCTTTTGATCATCATCTGTCTGGGCGCGCTGACCTGGGTCGGCACGCACCTTCTGGACCCCTATCGCCCGCTGGATCGCATTTCCAAGAACACGCCGATCGAGGCGGATTATCAGCCGCTGCGCGTGCAGGTGGTCGCGATGGACTGGAAGTGGATGTTCATCTATCCCGAAGAGGGAATCGCGACGATCAACGAACTGGCCGTGCCGGTGGACCGTCCGGTGGAATTCTCCATGACCGCGACCTCGGTGATGAACACGCTTTATATCCCCGCGATGGCCGGCATGATCTATGCCATGCCCGCGATGGAAACCAAGCTGAACGGCGTGTTGAACAACGAAGGCGTGTATGACGGCTTCTCGGCGCATTATTCGGGTCACGGCTTCTCGCACATGCGGTTCAAGGCCCATGCGATGCAGCCGGGCGATTACGACGCCTGGGTCGAACAGGTGCGCGCCGAAGGCTCGGTTCTGGACCGGGCGGTCTATACCGAGGTGGAGCGTCCCTCCGAGGCGGTTCCCGTCACCTATTATTCGACCGTGGAGCCGGGCCTGTGGCACGCGATCCTGAACCGTTGCGTCAACGGCACGCGGATGTGCATGGACGAAATGATGGCGCTCGATTCGCTGGGCGGGTTCGAATCGCTTGGCATGATGAACGTGACCGAGGTGACGCAGAAGGTCTTCACCCGCGGCAAGACCCCGTTCGGTTCGGCGCCGGTCACGGTCGACGCCTTCTGCACCGTGCTGGATTCCGAGCGTGTCTACGGGTCCGACCAGCTGATCGTCGCCGCAAAGGACAGCCGTCCGCTGCGCGGCCACGGCCTGCAGACCCCCGGCCATCCGCTGACCCCGGTCATTACCCTTCTCACCGCGCCGAAGGGCGCCCAGGCTCTCTGA
- a CDS encoding SURF1 family protein: protein MTEAGPDHRRPRSRLTLAILALLAVAGIAALLALGTWQVHRLAWKTDLIARVDQRVHAMPTPAPGPSDWAGITRDKDEYRRVTVSGEFLNDQAVLTQAVTDLGGGFWVITPLRTDDGIYLINRGFVLPDERTTYSRPAGPQTITGLLRMTEPGGGFLRSNKPDEDRWYSRDVAAIAATRGLDDVAPFFIDADRGEGTPVGGLTIIAFPNKHLGYAITWFALALGLIAATIFVGVHEWRLRRR from the coding sequence TTGACAGAGGCGGGACCGGATCATCGCCGGCCCCGCTCTCGCCTGACGCTGGCGATCCTCGCGCTGCTGGCGGTGGCGGGGATCGCGGCGCTGCTGGCGCTTGGCACATGGCAGGTGCACCGCCTGGCGTGGAAAACCGACCTGATCGCGCGCGTGGACCAGCGTGTGCACGCCATGCCGACGCCGGCGCCCGGCCCGTCCGACTGGGCCGGCATCACCCGCGACAAGGATGAATACCGGCGCGTCACCGTCAGCGGCGAATTCCTGAACGATCAGGCGGTCCTGACGCAGGCCGTGACCGATCTGGGCGGTGGGTTCTGGGTCATCACGCCGCTGCGCACTGATGATGGAATTTACCTCATCAACCGCGGGTTCGTCCTGCCGGACGAGCGGACGACCTACTCCCGGCCGGCGGGCCCCCAAACGATCACCGGCCTGCTGCGAATGACCGAGCCGGGGGGCGGGTTCCTGCGCAGCAACAAACCGGACGAGGACCGCTGGTATTCCCGCGATGTCGCGGCCATTGCGGCCACGCGCGGATTGGACGACGTTGCGCCCTTCTTCATCGATGCCGACCGGGGTGAGGGAACGCCTGTGGGCGGCCTGACCATCATCGCCTTTCCCAACAAACATCTGGGATATGCCATAACATGGTTCGCGCTGGCGCTTGGCCTGATCGCGGCCACGATCTTTGTCGGGGTGCATGAATGGCGGCTGCGGCGGCGGTAA
- a CDS encoding ATP-binding protein: protein MAAAAAVRPDLADGRDLVLLVQLRWLAVAGQIAAILIATFVLGIDLPLLPMWLVLLVLVAMNLISRTPFRHWRGAVVVEMVVDMLALTTQLALSGGATNPFTILYLLQVTLSAVLLPRGTTWALVGLVAVLFLAIIPFHVPLVLPEGVELFPLYILGFAFGLLLDAVLITAFVTRITANLKERTTRLAALDQRALEEDHIVRMGLFASGAAHELGTPLASISVILGDWRHAATDPEQREDIDAMQKAIDRCKAIVTGILMTSGEARGEAPRATTVHTFIEDLANDWSDQRDFEGLSLRNDFGEDMQIVLDATLKQMMMNVLDNALEVSPTWVGLDAARRGNDLVLVVRDHGTGFAPDILADIGRAHRSTKGRQGRGLGLFLTVNAIRKLGGDVTVANVSDGAEVTLCLPLQSLALRGEDV from the coding sequence ATGGCGGCTGCGGCGGCGGTAAGGCCGGATCTGGCCGATGGGCGCGATCTTGTCCTGCTGGTCCAGTTGCGCTGGCTGGCGGTGGCGGGGCAGATCGCCGCCATTCTGATCGCGACCTTCGTTCTGGGGATCGACCTGCCGCTGCTGCCCATGTGGCTTGTGCTGCTGGTCCTGGTCGCGATGAACCTGATCAGTCGCACGCCGTTCCGCCACTGGCGCGGCGCGGTGGTGGTGGAGATGGTTGTCGACATGCTGGCCCTGACGACGCAACTGGCGCTGTCGGGTGGGGCGACGAACCCGTTCACCATCCTTTATCTGCTGCAGGTCACCCTGTCGGCGGTTCTTTTGCCGCGTGGCACGACCTGGGCGCTGGTGGGCCTTGTCGCCGTGCTGTTTCTGGCCATCATCCCGTTCCATGTCCCCCTGGTCCTGCCGGAGGGGGTGGAGCTGTTTCCCCTCTATATCCTGGGATTCGCCTTCGGCCTGCTGCTGGATGCCGTCCTGATCACCGCCTTCGTGACCCGCATCACCGCCAACCTGAAGGAGCGGACGACGCGGCTGGCCGCTCTGGACCAGCGCGCGCTGGAGGAGGATCACATCGTGCGGATGGGTCTGTTCGCCTCTGGCGCCGCGCATGAACTTGGCACGCCGCTCGCCTCCATCTCGGTCATTCTGGGGGACTGGCGTCACGCCGCGACCGATCCCGAACAGCGCGAGGATATCGACGCCATGCAAAAGGCGATCGATCGGTGCAAGGCGATCGTGACCGGCATCCTCATGACCTCGGGCGAGGCGCGGGGCGAGGCGCCGCGCGCGACCACCGTCCACACCTTCATCGAAGATTTGGCCAACGACTGGAGCGATCAGCGCGATTTCGAGGGGCTGTCCCTGCGCAACGATTTCGGCGAGGATATGCAGATCGTTCTGGACGCCACGTTGAAACAGATGATGATGAACGTTCTGGACAACGCGCTGGAGGTGTCGCCCACCTGGGTCGGGCTGGATGCCGCGCGGCGGGGCAACGATCTGGTGCTGGTCGTCCGCGACCACGGGACCGGATTCGCGCCGGATATCCTGGCCGATATCGGGCGTGCCCACCGTTCCACCAAGGGGCGGCAGGGGCGGGGGCTGGGGCTGTTCCTGACGGTCAACGCCATCCGCAAGCTGGGCGGCGACGTGACGGTGGCGAATGTGTCCGACGGGGCGGAGGTGACCTTGTGCCTGCCGCTTCAATCCTTGGCGCTGAGGGGGGAAGATGTCTGA
- the cyoB gene encoding cytochrome o ubiquinol oxidase subunit I produces MSLTDLIFGRLRWSSIPLYEPILIGTFIAVALGGLAFLFLMTKYRLWAPFWNEWVVSIDHKKIGIMYMVLGTIMLLRGFADALMMRLQQVLAFGGSEGYLNSHHYDQIFTAHGVIMIFFVAMPFVTGLMNFVMPLQIGARDVAFPFLNNFSFWMTAGGAVLTMVSLFVGEYAQTGWLAFPPLSGIGASPSVGVDYYIWGLQVAGVGTTLSGINLLVTILKMRCPGMTLMKMPIFTWTALCTNVLIVASFPVLTAVLVLLTLDRYIGTNFFTADLGGNPMMYVNLIWIWGHPEVYILILPLFGVFSEVVATFSGKRLFGYTSMVYATVVITILSYVVWLHHFFTMGSGASVNSFFGITTMIISIPTGAKIFNWLFTMYKGRIRFELPMMWTVAFLITFTIGGMTGVLLAVPPADFVLHNSLFLIAHFHNVIIGGVVFGVFAGVNYWFPKAFGFRLDPFWGKVSFWGWVLGYWVAFTPLYVLGLMGVTRRMRVFDDPDLRIWFIIAAFGAVLVAIGIAAFLIQIFVSVMKRDQLRDHTGDPWGGRTLEWATSSPPPKYNFAFTPVAYDVDTWADMKARNYQRPVTGFVPIHMPRGTEAGFILSAFATLCGFALIWYIWWLAALSFVATIVYAIYHTYNRDRDYYIPAETVAATEAARTKQLAEI; encoded by the coding sequence ATGTCTTTAACAGATCTCATTTTCGGACGGCTGCGCTGGTCGTCCATCCCCCTCTATGAGCCGATCCTGATCGGCACGTTCATCGCCGTGGCGCTGGGGGGGCTGGCATTCCTGTTCCTCATGACCAAGTATCGGTTGTGGGCGCCCTTCTGGAATGAATGGGTCGTCAGCATCGACCACAAGAAGATCGGCATCATGTATATGGTGCTGGGCACGATCATGCTGCTGCGCGGCTTTGCCGACGCGCTGATGATGCGTCTGCAGCAGGTCCTGGCCTTCGGCGGGTCCGAGGGGTATCTGAACTCGCATCACTACGACCAGATCTTCACGGCGCATGGCGTGATCATGATCTTCTTCGTGGCGATGCCGTTCGTGACCGGTCTGATGAACTTCGTCATGCCGCTGCAGATCGGCGCGCGCGACGTGGCCTTTCCGTTCCTGAACAACTTCTCGTTCTGGATGACGGCGGGCGGTGCGGTCCTGACCATGGTGTCGCTGTTCGTGGGCGAATACGCGCAGACCGGCTGGCTGGCCTTCCCGCCGCTGTCGGGCATCGGGGCGTCGCCGTCCGTGGGCGTGGACTATTACATCTGGGGCCTTCAGGTCGCGGGTGTGGGCACGACGCTGTCGGGGATCAACCTTCTGGTCACCATCCTGAAGATGCGCTGCCCCGGCATGACGCTGATGAAGATGCCGATCTTCACCTGGACCGCGCTGTGCACGAACGTTCTGATCGTGGCCTCGTTCCCGGTTCTGACGGCCGTTCTCGTGCTGCTGACGCTCGACCGCTATATCGGGACGAACTTCTTCACCGCCGATCTGGGCGGCAACCCGATGATGTATGTCAACCTGATCTGGATCTGGGGCCACCCGGAGGTGTACATCCTGATCCTGCCGCTGTTCGGCGTGTTCTCCGAAGTCGTGGCCACCTTCTCGGGCAAGCGTCTGTTCGGCTACACGTCCATGGTCTACGCGACGGTGGTGATCACCATCCTGTCCTACGTCGTGTGGCTGCACCACTTCTTCACGATGGGGTCGGGCGCGTCGGTGAACTCGTTCTTCGGGATCACGACGATGATCATCTCCATCCCGACCGGGGCGAAGATCTTCAACTGGCTGTTCACGATGTACAAGGGCCGCATCCGGTTCGAACTGCCGATGATGTGGACGGTGGCCTTCCTGATCACCTTCACGATCGGCGGGATGACGGGCGTGCTTCTGGCCGTGCCGCCGGCGGACTTCGTGCTGCACAACTCGTTGTTCCTGATCGCGCACTTCCACAACGTGATCATCGGCGGCGTGGTGTTCGGGGTGTTCGCGGGCGTGAACTACTGGTTCCCCAAGGCCTTCGGCTTCCGGCTGGATCCGTTCTGGGGCAAGGTGTCGTTCTGGGGCTGGGTCCTGGGGTACTGGGTCGCCTTCACGCCGCTTTATGTTCTGGGCCTGATGGGCGTGACCCGCCGGATGCGTGTGTTCGACGATCCCGATCTGCGGATCTGGTTCATCATCGCCGCCTTCGGGGCCGTTCTGGTGGCCATCGGCATCGCCGCCTTCCTGATCCAGATCTTTGTGTCGGTGATGAAGCGCGACCAGCTGCGCGATCACACGGGCGATCCGTGGGGTGGCCGCACGCTGGAATGGGCAACTTCGTCCCCTCCGCCGAAGTACAACTTCGCGTTCACGCCGGTGGCCTATGACGTGGACACCTGGGCGGACATGAAGGCGCGCAACTACCAGCGGCCGGTGACCGGGTTCGTCCCGATCCACATGCCGCGCGGGACCGAGGCGGGGTTCATCCTGTCGGCCTTTGCCACGCTCTGCGGGTTTGCGTTGATCTGGTACATCTGGTGGCTCGCCGCGCTCAGCTTCGTCGCTACGATCGTCTACGCGATCTACCACACCTACAACCGCGATCGGGATTACTACATCCCGGCGGAAACGGTCGCCGCGACCGAAGCCGCCCGCACGAAGCAGCTTGCGGAGATCTGA
- the cysN gene encoding sulfate adenylyltransferase subunit CysN: MSEQSHEYKVDALIAEDIDAYLDKHQHKTMLRFITCGSVDDGKSTLIGRLLYDSKMIFEDQLATLSKDSKAVGTQGQEIDFALLVDGLAAEREQGITIDVAYRFFATDKRKFIVADTPGHEQYTRNMVTGASTADLAVILIDARQGVLTQTRRHSYIVNLLGIPNVVLAINKMDLVGYSEARFDEIVAEYREFATSIGIKDFKVIPISGLKGDNIVDRSAHMDWYYGPTLMAHLEEVPLSDSGAAERPFRLPVQWVNRPNLDFRGFSGTIAAGTVRPGDAVRVVPSGKTSTVKSIVTYDGDLDRAVAGQAITLTLNDEIDCSRGNVISIADAPPEVADQFETTLIWMDEAEMLPGRSYILQLGSQSVTATITEPKYEVNVNTAEHLASRTLKLNAIGVCNISTDRPLVFESYEDDRALGGFILIDRMTNATVAAGLIHFALRRSQNIHWQAVDIDRTAHAGQKGQKARVVWFTGLSGSGKSTIANLVEKKLHSMGRHSFLLDGDNVRHGLNRDLGFTDADRVENIRRVGEVARLMTDAGLIVLTAFISPFQSERRMVRDLMEDGEFVEVFVNTPLDVAEGRDVKGLYKKARAGQLKNFTGIDSPYEAPEAPEITVNTVEMTPEDAAEMIVEHLLRT, from the coding sequence ATGTCCGAACAGTCGCACGAATACAAGGTCGACGCGCTGATCGCCGAGGACATCGACGCCTATCTGGACAAGCACCAGCACAAGACGATGCTGCGCTTCATCACCTGCGGATCGGTGGATGACGGCAAATCGACGCTGATCGGCCGGTTGCTGTATGACAGCAAGATGATCTTCGAGGATCAGTTGGCGACGCTGTCCAAGGATTCGAAGGCCGTGGGCACCCAGGGGCAGGAGATCGACTTCGCCCTTCTGGTGGACGGTCTGGCCGCCGAGCGTGAGCAGGGCATCACCATCGACGTCGCCTATCGCTTCTTTGCCACCGACAAGCGCAAGTTCATCGTGGCCGACACGCCGGGGCACGAGCAATACACCCGCAACATGGTGACCGGCGCCTCCACCGCCGATCTGGCCGTGATCCTGATCGACGCGCGGCAGGGGGTTCTGACCCAGACGCGGCGGCACAGCTACATCGTGAACCTGCTGGGCATTCCGAATGTCGTGCTGGCGATCAACAAGATGGACCTTGTGGGCTATTCCGAGGCGCGGTTCGATGAGATCGTCGCCGAATACCGCGAATTCGCCACCTCCATCGGCATCAAGGATTTCAAGGTCATTCCGATTTCCGGCCTGAAGGGCGACAACATCGTCGACCGTTCGGCGCATATGGACTGGTATTACGGCCCGACCCTGATGGCCCATCTGGAGGAGGTGCCGCTGTCCGACAGCGGCGCGGCCGAGCGTCCGTTCCGCCTGCCGGTGCAATGGGTGAACCGCCCCAACCTCGATTTCCGCGGGTTCTCCGGCACCATCGCCGCGGGCACGGTGCGGCCGGGCGATGCGGTTCGGGTCGTGCCGTCGGGCAAGACCTCGACCGTGAAATCCATCGTCACCTATGACGGGGATCTGGACCGCGCGGTGGCAGGGCAGGCGATCACCCTGACCCTGAATGACGAGATCGACTGTTCGCGCGGGAACGTCATCTCCATCGCCGACGCGCCGCCCGAGGTGGCCGACCAGTTCGAGACGACGCTGATCTGGATGGACGAGGCGGAGATGCTTCCGGGCCGGTCCTATATCCTGCAACTGGGCAGCCAGTCGGTCACCGCCACGATCACCGAGCCGAAATACGAGGTGAACGTCAACACGGCCGAACATCTGGCCTCGCGCACGTTGAAGCTGAACGCGATCGGGGTGTGCAACATCTCCACCGACCGTCCGCTTGTGTTCGAAAGCTATGAGGACGACCGCGCCTTGGGCGGGTTCATCCTGATCGACCGGATGACCAACGCCACGGTGGCGGCGGGCCTGATCCATTTCGCCCTGCGCCGGTCGCAGAACATCCACTGGCAGGCGGTGGACATCGACCGCACCGCCCATGCGGGCCAGAAGGGGCAGAAGGCGCGGGTCGTCTGGTTCACCGGCCTGTCGGGCTCGGGCAAATCGACCATTGCCAACCTGGTGGAGAAGAAGCTGCATTCGATGGGGCGGCATTCGTTCCTGCTGGACGGCGACAACGTGCGCCACGGCCTGAACCGCGATCTGGGCTTCACCGACGCCGACCGGGTGGAGAACATCCGCCGCGTGGGCGAGGTGGCGCGCCTGATGACCGATGCCGGCCTGATCGTGCTGACGGCCTTCATCAGCCCGTTCCAATCCGAACGCCGCATGGTGCGCGACCTGATGGAGGATGGCGAGTTCGTGGAGGTCTTCGTCAACACCCCGCTGGATGTGGCCGAAGGCCGCGACGTGAAGGGGCTCTACAAGAAGGCGCGGGCCGGGCAGTTGAAGAACTTCACCGGGATCGACAGCCCCTATGAGGCACCGGAGGCCCCCGAGATCACCGTCAACACCGTGGAGATGACGCCGGAAGATGCGGCGGAGATGATCGTCGAACATCTTCTGCGGACCTGA